AACATCTTCCAGGGCAGGGGCTGGCGCGTATCTGGATGACAAACCCAGGCCAAAAGATCGGTCAGAACGCCGGATTACCTGATGGCGAACCGATGACGGCGACGGGGCCGATGCTACCGGCCGCCGGTGGCACGAGCTTCGTCATCGCGAAATACGCACCGGACAGCGTATTCCTTGCGCCGAATTTCAATGGACCGGCAGCAGGCGGCGAGTTTTATATCTACGCCCCTGACCTTGCCGCGACCATGGAACCCGACGCTCCGGGCATGCACAGGACCGACAGTATCGACTACGGCGTCGTACTCGACGGTGAGATCTGGCTGGAGGTCGATGATGGGCGGGAGGTGCAGTTGAAGGCAGGCGACACGATCGTTCAACTAGGCGGTCGGCACGCATGGCGAAACAAGTCCGATCGAACAACAACCGTTGCCTTTGTTCTGTGCGGTGCATCGCGAACCTGAAAAGGCAGACGCGCTCTGCGCCAACAGCGACATCTGGCGCAATTGAAGATCATTGACGTTTTTGCAGAGGTTTTTCGCGTGAACGATACAGGCTACAGCGAACAGGCCGCCATTATCCTGCGCCAGATAGAAACGGTGCCGGGATATGCCGTGCTTCGCGAGCGTCTCGGAGAGGCCACGGATATCTCGTGCGACGCCCTGGAGATGGTGCTCGGTGCTGCGGCGCGTTTTTCCGAGGAGATCCTGTACCCGGTCAATCGGGCAGGCGACATTCAAGGATGCCGTTTGGAGAATGGCCGTGTACATACGCCTGACGGTTACCCCGACGTCTGGCGGAAGTTCGTCGCGGATGGCTGGAATGCAATCGACTATACGCAGGCTGAGGGTGGGCAAGGACTTCCCTTCTTTGTCAACGTCGCATGCCGGGAACTCTTCGACCGCGCGGGCATGGCCTTCGGGATGTTCGGTGCATCGTCGAGAGCTGGGTCGCAAGTCCTTGCCGCCTATGCCGAGCCTGCGTTGCGCGATGAATGGATCGCCAAATTCGCGGAGGGCCGATGGTCGGCGGCGATTGCCATTTCGGAGGCCGATGCCGGCTCCGATGTCGGTCGCATCCGCACTCGCGCACTGCCGTCCGATGACGGGACCTGGCGCATCACCGGCGAAAAAATGTGGACGACGTTTGGCGACAGCGACATGGTCGAGGGCATTGGCCATTTCCTCTTGGCACGAACGCCTGACGCGCCGCCCGGCACATCTGGGCTCAGTCTTTTCCTTGTCCCTAGCGTCGTGCCGGGGGATGGCGGCCTCGTATCGAACGGTGTTCATGTTCGGCGCATCGAGGAAAAGCTCGGCCTGCATGGTTCCCCGACCTGCGTCACCGGCTTCGAGGATGCGAAGGGTTGGTTGATTGGCAGCATCGGACGCGGCCTGCCGCAACTGTTCGTCATGCTGCAGACCATGCGTGTCATGGTGGGCGTCCAGGGGATCGGTGTGGCGTTCGGCGCCGCTCAAACCGCAACCCGATATGCCTCCGAGCGACGGCAGGGCGGTGATCCCGCAAAGCCGCCGACACCGATCGCCAGCCATCCAGATGTTCAACGATTGCTGCTGGGGATGGCGTCAAGGGTCGAGGTTTTGCGTGGTCTTGCTCTCGAAATGGCCATTGGTCTCGACGCCTTGCCCCTTGAGCCAGATCAAACCGAACGCAAACGCGCCTCCGACGTCATTCAATGGTTGATGCCGATCCTCAAGGCAGCATGCTCGGAGGCCGCCTTCGATGTCTCGAGCGACGCGATCCAGGTCCTTGGTGGGGCGGGCTACACACGGGAATGGCCGGTGGAACAGTGGCTGCGCGACGCCCGCATGATGTCAATCGCGGAAGGGTCATCGGGCATCCAGGCGCTGGATCTCGTCTATCGTAAATTCTTGCGAGACGGCGGGGTCGGTCTTGGGCATTTCCTCTCTGTCGCCCGCACGGAACTCGTCGGTGCTGAACCCAGCGTGCGCCGCGATGCATCCTCTGTCCTGGATCGTTTGGAGCGCTGCGCAGGAGCGTTGCTGGCATTAAAGAAATCACCCGGTGAAGTTGAGGCTGGAGCCACCGCTTTTCTCCGGCTGGCAACGCTTGCCGCAACCGGCTGGATAGCTGCACGTCTTGCGTCTCTCGATCCGCAACGCGACACCGTCAATCGCCGACTTATTGCCGCGGGCCGTTTCTGGTTGAGCGATCTCCATACCCGTGCCGCGTTCGAAGAGGCGCAAGCGCTTGCCGGATCTGAACGGCTTGCGTTGTTCGACGCCTTGTCACCGACGACATAAGATTTTGCTTTCATCGAAAAGGAGTTCGCCATGAGTGTTGAAGATCCGGTTTCCGTCCATATCGAAGACAGAATTGCATGGGTGCGTTTTGCGCGTCCGGAGAAACGCAACGCCATGAGCCCAGAGCTCAACCGGCGCATGATGGAAGTACTGACCGAGCTCGAGTTCCGGGACGATATCGGCGTTCTCGTCCTGGGTGGCGAGGGATCCGCGTGGTCGGCCGGCATGGATCTCAAGGAGTATTTCCGCGAGGCCGAAGCGAACGGGACCGGCGGCATCCGCAAGGCGCAGCGAGAGTCCTACGGCTGGTTCCGACGGCTGCGCTGGTACGAAAAGCCGACGATCGCCATGGTGCATGGCTGGTGCTTCGGCGGCGCATTCGCCCCGTTGTTCGCCTGTGATCTTGCCGTCTGTGCCGACGAAGCGCAATTCGGTCTGTCCGAAGTCAACTGGGGAATTATCCCCGGCGGTGGCGTGACCAAGGTGGTCTCTGAACTCATCCCGATGCGAGACGCCATGTATCTGACGCTGACTGGCGAAACGTTCGACGGCAAGAAGGCCGCAGCTTGGCGCCTCGTCAACGAGA
The Agrobacterium tumefaciens genome window above contains:
- a CDS encoding acyl-CoA dehydrogenase produces the protein MNDTGYSEQAAIILRQIETVPGYAVLRERLGEATDISCDALEMVLGAAARFSEEILYPVNRAGDIQGCRLENGRVHTPDGYPDVWRKFVADGWNAIDYTQAEGGQGLPFFVNVACRELFDRAGMAFGMFGASSRAGSQVLAAYAEPALRDEWIAKFAEGRWSAAIAISEADAGSDVGRIRTRALPSDDGTWRITGEKMWTTFGDSDMVEGIGHFLLARTPDAPPGTSGLSLFLVPSVVPGDGGLVSNGVHVRRIEEKLGLHGSPTCVTGFEDAKGWLIGSIGRGLPQLFVMLQTMRVMVGVQGIGVAFGAAQTATRYASERRQGGDPAKPPTPIASHPDVQRLLLGMASRVEVLRGLALEMAIGLDALPLEPDQTERKRASDVIQWLMPILKAACSEAAFDVSSDAIQVLGGAGYTREWPVEQWLRDARMMSIAEGSSGIQALDLVYRKFLRDGGVGLGHFLSVARTELVGAEPSVRRDASSVLDRLERCAGALLALKKSPGEVEAGATAFLRLATLAATGWIAARLASLDPQRDTVNRRLIAAGRFWLSDLHTRAAFEEAQALAGSERLALFDALSPTT
- a CDS encoding cupin domain-containing protein, producing the protein MQVRRVVIGENSQGKSVFVESGAAPLAHEFKHLPGQGLARIWMTNPGQKIGQNAGLPDGEPMTATGPMLPAAGGTSFVIAKYAPDSVFLAPNFNGPAAGGEFYIYAPDLAATMEPDAPGMHRTDSIDYGVVLDGEIWLEVDDGREVQLKAGDTIVQLGGRHAWRNKSDRTTTVAFVLCGASRT
- a CDS encoding p-hydroxycinnamoyl CoA hydratase/lyase, which translates into the protein MSVEDPVSVHIEDRIAWVRFARPEKRNAMSPELNRRMMEVLTELEFRDDIGVLVLGGEGSAWSAGMDLKEYFREAEANGTGGIRKAQRESYGWFRRLRWYEKPTIAMVHGWCFGGAFAPLFACDLAVCADEAQFGLSEVNWGIIPGGGVTKVVSELIPMRDAMYLTLTGETFDGKKAAAWRLVNESVPLEQLEARVREIADVLLQKNPVTLKACKDALRRMPDMTYDNAEDYLVRAQESLSFLDKSEGRKEGIRQFIDEKSYKPGLGAYDPNKKRA